A single genomic interval of Halorubrum aethiopicum harbors:
- a CDS encoding NAD(P)/FAD-dependent oxidoreductase: MDADAIVVGGGLAGLVSAARLAEAGADVTLLERRPRVGGRVRSREVDGFTLDRGFQVLFTSYPAVAREIDADALDLRRFSPGATICRPGSRAVLLDPLREPTAAVESALNREVPFSDKLRTLALRYDLSKRGENEFFADAGSAADASIREYLADWGFSSDYVANFVEPFYGGITLDRSLSTSKQVFEYTFRAMSRGSIAIPADGMAAIPDQLAERAADAGVEVRTGEDVEAVDVGSGGRFRLGSGGPADGARVELADGETLDADCVVVATTPPEARRLTGVESIPESGVPNVTAWFALPERSSFSTGKRILLNAAGESPNAVVPISEVAPEYAPRNRPLLAATFLGETALELEAADLREETREALSAWYPERGFESLETVAVDRIPFAQFAQPSGVHATLPDPDDPEGPVVLAGEYTEWSSIQGALESGRAAAEAASEYR, encoded by the coding sequence ATGGACGCAGACGCCATCGTCGTCGGCGGCGGGCTGGCCGGGCTCGTCTCGGCGGCCCGGCTCGCGGAGGCGGGCGCGGACGTGACGCTCCTCGAACGGCGGCCGCGCGTCGGCGGCCGGGTCCGTTCCCGCGAGGTCGACGGATTCACGCTCGACCGCGGGTTCCAGGTGCTGTTCACGAGCTACCCGGCCGTGGCGCGCGAGATCGACGCGGACGCGCTGGACCTCCGGCGGTTCTCGCCGGGCGCGACGATCTGTCGGCCGGGATCGCGGGCCGTCCTCTTGGACCCCCTCCGCGAGCCGACCGCCGCGGTCGAGTCCGCGCTCAACCGCGAGGTGCCCTTCTCCGACAAGCTCCGCACGCTCGCGCTCCGATACGACCTCTCGAAGCGCGGAGAGAACGAGTTCTTCGCGGACGCCGGCTCCGCCGCCGACGCCTCGATCCGCGAGTACCTCGCGGACTGGGGTTTCTCGAGCGACTACGTCGCGAACTTCGTCGAGCCCTTCTACGGCGGGATCACCCTCGACCGGTCGCTGTCGACTTCGAAGCAGGTCTTCGAGTACACCTTCCGCGCGATGAGCCGCGGGTCGATCGCGATCCCCGCCGACGGGATGGCGGCGATCCCCGACCAGTTGGCCGAGCGCGCCGCGGACGCCGGCGTCGAGGTCCGCACCGGCGAGGACGTCGAGGCGGTCGACGTCGGATCCGGCGGCCGGTTCCGACTCGGCTCCGGCGGCCCCGCCGACGGCGCGCGCGTCGAACTCGCGGACGGGGAGACGCTCGACGCGGACTGTGTCGTCGTCGCGACCACGCCCCCGGAGGCGCGGCGACTGACGGGCGTCGAGTCGATCCCCGAGTCGGGAGTTCCGAACGTCACCGCGTGGTTCGCGCTCCCCGAACGGTCGTCGTTTTCGACCGGAAAACGGATCCTGCTCAACGCGGCCGGCGAGTCGCCGAACGCGGTCGTGCCGATCTCGGAGGTCGCCCCCGAGTACGCGCCCCGGAACCGCCCGCTGCTCGCGGCGACGTTCCTCGGCGAGACGGCGCTGGAGCTCGAGGCGGCCGACCTCCGCGAGGAGACCCGCGAGGCGCTCTCGGCGTGGTATCCGGAACGGGGGTTCGAGAGCCTCGAGACCGTCGCCGTCGACCGGATCCCCTTCGCGCAGTTCGCCCAGCCGTCGGGCGTCCACGCGACGCTTCCCGACCCGGACGACCCCGAGGGGCCGGTGGTGCTCGCGGGCGAGTACACCGAGTGGTCGTCGATCCAGGGCGCGCTGGAGAGCGGGCGGGCCGCGGCGGAGGCGGCGAGCGAGTACCGCTAG
- a CDS encoding threonine synthase has product METTETFRGLESRASGRVYETADPAELPEETGRVEPTYDYDAVDPDALFGAGAASAGEGDAERARALGHWRYDALLPFPAAAALSGSEGSTPLVPTDRLAGELGVERVYVKDEGRNPTGTVLDRGLSVAMTAVAGVADDRDVEPLACASPGNAGQSMAAYAGRAGLRSYAFVPSRCAFSNKAMTNVHGGDMRVVGGRYPDAAAAVDEQLETEYMDLNEFTTPYRHEGVKTVAFELVADLGGAPDVVVVPTGTGEVLAGIHKGFAELARIGAIDAVPRLVAAQASGCAPIAAALERGLDEPEPWSTPDTICGELEIPDPAGGREALEAIEESGGTAVTADDEDVLASAVAVAQNEVIETGAAGGAAPAGAWELAEEGYFEGDETVVLLNTDAGLKTPDVLRSHLMGQGI; this is encoded by the coding sequence ATGGAGACGACGGAGACGTTCCGCGGGCTGGAGAGTCGCGCGTCCGGTCGGGTGTACGAGACGGCCGACCCGGCGGAGCTCCCGGAGGAGACGGGGCGCGTCGAGCCGACCTACGACTACGACGCGGTCGACCCCGACGCGCTGTTCGGCGCGGGAGCCGCTTCGGCCGGCGAGGGGGACGCCGAGCGCGCACGCGCGCTGGGCCACTGGCGGTACGACGCGCTCCTGCCGTTCCCCGCGGCCGCCGCGCTCTCGGGGAGCGAGGGGTCGACCCCGCTCGTGCCGACCGACCGCCTGGCCGGAGAGCTCGGCGTCGAGCGCGTCTACGTCAAAGACGAGGGGCGGAACCCGACGGGGACCGTCCTCGACCGCGGGCTCTCGGTCGCGATGACCGCGGTCGCGGGGGTCGCCGACGACCGCGACGTGGAGCCGCTCGCGTGCGCGAGCCCCGGCAACGCCGGCCAGTCGATGGCCGCGTACGCCGGACGGGCGGGGCTGCGCTCGTACGCGTTCGTCCCCTCGCGCTGCGCGTTCTCGAACAAGGCGATGACGAACGTCCACGGCGGCGACATGCGGGTCGTCGGCGGGCGCTACCCCGACGCGGCCGCCGCCGTCGACGAACAGCTGGAGACGGAGTACATGGACCTCAACGAGTTTACGACTCCCTACCGTCACGAGGGGGTGAAGACGGTCGCGTTCGAGCTCGTCGCGGACCTCGGCGGCGCACCCGACGTCGTCGTCGTCCCGACCGGCACCGGCGAGGTGCTCGCCGGGATCCACAAGGGCTTCGCCGAGCTGGCGCGGATCGGCGCGATCGACGCGGTGCCCCGGCTCGTCGCGGCCCAGGCGAGCGGCTGTGCCCCGATCGCGGCCGCGCTCGAGCGCGGGCTCGACGAGCCGGAGCCGTGGTCGACGCCCGACACCATCTGCGGCGAGTTGGAGATCCCCGACCCCGCCGGCGGCCGCGAGGCCCTGGAGGCCATCGAGGAGAGCGGCGGGACCGCGGTGACCGCGGACGACGAGGACGTCCTCGCGAGCGCGGTCGCCGTCGCCCAGAACGAGGTGATCGAGACGGGCGCCGCGGGCGGGGCCGCGCCGGCGGGCGCGTGGGAACTCGCCGAGGAGGGGTACTTCGAGGGCGACGAGACCGTCGTCCTGCTCAACACCGACGCCGGGCTCAAGACCCCCGACGTGTTGCGCAGCCACCTGATGGGTCAGGGGATCTGA
- the btuC gene encoding vitamin B12 ABC transporter permease BtuC, with the protein MRVRRRAVAWSTALAAALAAVVVVSAGIGPVSIPPAEVAKIVLNAAVVPAGVEFGTAGAGPLALPGVEFAYRSPFAFPVDDVHRRIVLLVRLPRILLAALVGFSLAAAGTVMQGFFRNPMADPSIIGVSSGAAVGAVAFIVFPTALSTTLTLPLLGAVDVGVSYGTGVSLFAFVGALIAAFGVYAIATRHGRTPVATLLLAGVAVQTFLGAVISYLQLQAGESLRRIVAWLMGHLSGAAWSEVGVTMLVVPPLFTVLLVYARDLNVLLLGEEEAHGLGIDVERTKRILLAASALITAAGVAFAGIIGFVGLIVPHMLRLVVGPDHRILLPTAALSGGTFLVAADTAARSGSAELPVGVVTAAVGAPFFVYLLMNREVHEL; encoded by the coding sequence ATGCGAGTCCGGCGTCGGGCCGTCGCGTGGTCGACCGCGCTAGCGGCCGCGCTGGCGGCCGTCGTCGTCGTCAGCGCCGGGATCGGTCCCGTCTCCATCCCGCCCGCGGAGGTGGCGAAGATCGTGTTGAACGCGGCGGTCGTGCCCGCGGGCGTGGAGTTCGGGACGGCGGGCGCGGGTCCGCTCGCGCTCCCCGGCGTGGAGTTCGCCTACCGGTCGCCGTTCGCCTTCCCCGTCGACGACGTCCACCGCCGGATCGTGTTGCTCGTCAGGCTCCCGCGGATCCTCCTCGCGGCGCTCGTCGGATTCTCGCTCGCGGCCGCGGGCACCGTGATGCAGGGGTTCTTCCGGAACCCGATGGCCGACCCCTCGATCATCGGCGTCTCCTCGGGCGCGGCCGTCGGCGCGGTCGCGTTCATCGTCTTCCCGACCGCGCTGTCGACGACGCTGACGCTCCCGCTTCTCGGCGCGGTCGACGTGGGCGTCTCCTACGGGACCGGCGTGAGCCTGTTCGCGTTCGTCGGCGCGCTGATCGCGGCGTTCGGCGTCTACGCCATCGCGACGCGACACGGCCGGACGCCGGTCGCGACGCTGCTCCTGGCGGGGGTCGCCGTCCAGACGTTCCTCGGCGCGGTCATCTCGTACCTCCAGTTACAGGCCGGCGAGTCGCTCCGCCGGATCGTCGCGTGGCTGATGGGCCACCTCTCGGGGGCCGCCTGGAGCGAGGTCGGCGTCACCATGCTCGTCGTCCCGCCGCTTTTCACGGTGCTTCTCGTGTACGCCCGGGACCTCAACGTCCTCCTGCTCGGCGAGGAGGAGGCGCACGGGCTCGGGATCGACGTCGAGCGAACGAAGCGGATCCTGCTCGCGGCGAGCGCGCTGATCACGGCCGCGGGCGTCGCGTTCGCGGGGATAATCGGATTCGTCGGCCTGATCGTCCCGCACATGCTCCGGCTCGTCGTCGGCCCCGACCACCGAATACTGCTCCCGACCGCCGCGCTCTCCGGCGGGACCTTCCTCGTCGCCGCCGACACGGCCGCCCGCTCCGGCTCCGCGGAGCTCCCGGTCGGCGTCGTCACCGCCGCCGTCGGCGCGCCCTTCTTCGTCTACCTGCTCATGAACCGCGAGGTGCACGAGCTGTGA
- a CDS encoding PGF-CTERM-anchored ABC transporter substrate-binding protein → MRDSFAVAVALLVTTALVGGVAVGAAGAQPTTETGDAPEIRGTGPHQADDAECSFPLTVTDATGMEITLEEPPERITTTNPSAAQTLWEIGARDRVVGVTQYAAYLDGAGERTNVSAAGLGVDVEKVVGTDPDLVLAPNASADDVEPLRNADLTVYHFSEATDVDDIAEKTTTVGRLVGACDAAAETNEEMMTAVAETRNRTADLDRPDALYPLGSGFVAAGDTFIDELMTIGGVENVAAAEHEGYPQLSAEVVLELDPELILVNGPDAPIMDEEPYASTTAGREGNAVVVEVQWLNQPAPRSVIVATSTIADAVEEYNAAQGSDDGSESADDGESGTESDAGGSDADDSDGDAGGSESDDAGSAGTGDEAPGFGVVAAVLAVLATLAVGVTRRP, encoded by the coding sequence ATGCGAGACAGCTTCGCGGTCGCGGTCGCCCTGCTCGTGACGACCGCCCTCGTGGGCGGCGTCGCGGTCGGGGCGGCGGGCGCACAGCCGACGACCGAGACGGGCGACGCTCCGGAGATCCGCGGGACGGGGCCCCACCAGGCGGACGATGCGGAGTGTTCGTTCCCGCTCACCGTCACCGACGCGACGGGAATGGAGATCACTCTCGAGGAGCCGCCGGAGCGGATCACGACGACGAACCCGTCGGCCGCACAGACGCTGTGGGAGATCGGCGCGCGCGACCGCGTCGTCGGCGTGACCCAGTACGCCGCGTACCTCGACGGGGCGGGAGAGCGAACGAATGTCTCCGCCGCGGGCCTCGGCGTCGACGTCGAGAAGGTCGTCGGGACGGACCCGGACCTGGTGTTGGCCCCGAACGCCTCCGCCGACGACGTGGAGCCGCTCCGGAACGCCGACCTCACCGTCTACCACTTCTCGGAGGCGACCGACGTCGACGACATCGCCGAGAAGACGACGACCGTCGGCCGGCTGGTCGGCGCGTGTGACGCCGCCGCCGAGACGAACGAGGAGATGATGACCGCGGTCGCGGAGACGCGAAACCGGACCGCCGACCTCGACCGCCCGGACGCGCTCTACCCGCTGGGGAGCGGCTTCGTCGCCGCCGGTGACACCTTCATCGACGAGCTCATGACGATCGGCGGGGTCGAGAACGTCGCCGCCGCCGAACACGAGGGGTACCCGCAGCTCTCGGCCGAGGTCGTTCTCGAGCTGGATCCCGAGCTCATCCTCGTCAACGGTCCCGACGCGCCGATCATGGACGAGGAGCCGTACGCGAGCACGACCGCCGGCCGGGAGGGGAACGCGGTCGTCGTCGAGGTCCAGTGGCTGAACCAGCCGGCGCCGCGCAGCGTGATCGTGGCGACGTCGACCATCGCGGACGCGGTCGAGGAGTACAACGCGGCACAGGGGAGCGACGACGGGAGCGAGAGCGCCGACGACGGCGAAAGCGGGACGGAGAGTGACGCTGGCGGGAGTGACGCCGACGACAGCGACGGCGACGCCGGCGGGAGCGAGTCCGACGACGCCGGATCGGCCGGGACCGGCGACGAGGCTCCCGGGTTCGGGGTCGTCGCCGCGGTGCTGGCCGTGCTCGCGACGCTCGCCGTCGGCGTGACTCGCCGGCCGTAG
- a CDS encoding helix-turn-helix transcriptional regulator, with the protein MQRTTALSTLDWRLVSPILVVGLLVAGLLVGASAGVAGVAGDPFAQQEEIDPDDVLITVDVDADGDAVWTIEYRVRLSTSDEERAFEEFRTDLEANPEAYTDRFRGRMETTVGEAANATGREMNVSNVSVTAERREIPQEYGVVTYRFRWGGFATVEDGRIAAGDAIDGMFLDEESSLIVSWPDSHELDAASPEPAETRDGSVVWVGPVDFAGGEPRVSMVPDSVVDSIPSGLPILAAVGLLVVLGGALAYSRRDRESPSAEAEPTPAETGAAATGAAAGGGSSTEPGATDAPEERDDADDESTEDGSMDDDTTDDGSTDDDADAPPVDADLLSNEEQVLRLVEHEGGRMKQKRVAEELDWTAAKTSQVVTGLRDEGDLEGFRLGRENVLTLPDEDSSDRGDGGDTTDPGRDDPGD; encoded by the coding sequence GTGCAGCGAACGACGGCGCTCTCGACGCTCGACTGGCGTCTCGTCAGTCCGATCCTCGTCGTCGGCCTTCTCGTGGCGGGCCTCCTCGTCGGCGCGTCCGCCGGCGTCGCGGGCGTCGCCGGGGACCCCTTCGCCCAACAGGAGGAGATCGACCCCGACGACGTGTTGATCACCGTCGACGTCGACGCCGACGGCGACGCGGTCTGGACGATCGAGTACCGGGTGCGGCTCTCGACGAGCGACGAGGAGCGGGCCTTCGAGGAGTTCCGGACGGACCTCGAGGCGAACCCCGAGGCGTACACCGACCGGTTCCGCGGGCGGATGGAGACGACGGTCGGAGAGGCGGCGAACGCGACGGGCCGCGAGATGAACGTCTCGAACGTGTCGGTGACCGCCGAGCGCCGGGAGATCCCCCAGGAGTACGGCGTCGTCACCTACCGGTTCCGCTGGGGCGGGTTCGCGACCGTCGAGGACGGCCGGATCGCGGCCGGCGACGCGATAGACGGGATGTTCCTCGACGAGGAGAGCTCGCTCATCGTCTCGTGGCCGGACTCCCACGAGCTGGATGCGGCCTCCCCCGAACCCGCGGAGACGCGAGACGGGTCGGTCGTCTGGGTCGGTCCGGTCGACTTCGCCGGAGGCGAACCGCGGGTCTCGATGGTCCCCGACTCCGTGGTGGACTCGATCCCGAGCGGGCTGCCGATCCTCGCCGCCGTCGGCCTCCTCGTCGTCCTCGGCGGAGCCCTGGCGTACTCCCGGCGCGATCGGGAGTCGCCCTCGGCGGAGGCGGAACCGACGCCGGCCGAGACGGGAGCCGCGGCGACCGGCGCTGCCGCGGGCGGCGGATCGTCGACGGAGCCGGGTGCGACCGACGCGCCCGAGGAGCGCGACGACGCGGACGACGAGTCGACCGAGGACGGCTCGATGGACGACGACACGACGGACGACGGTTCGACGGACGACGACGCGGACGCCCCGCCCGTCGACGCGGATCTCTTGAGCAACGAGGAGCAGGTGCTGCGGCTCGTTGAGCACGAAGGGGGCCGGATGAAACAGAAACGGGTCGCCGAGGAGCTCGACTGGACGGCCGCCAAAACGAGCCAGGTGGTGACCGGGCTCCGCGACGAGGGCGACCTGGAAGGGTTCCGGCTGGGCCGCGAGAACGTACTCACGCTGCCGGACGAGGACTCGAGCGACAGGGGCGACGGGGGCGACACGACCGACCCCGGGCGCGACGATCCGGGCGACTAG
- a CDS encoding ATP-binding cassette domain-containing protein produces the protein MSGDAAPAVDADDAAPGRSPADVDPSSTADPLVAVRDLTVSFGDLEAVSGVDLVVEPGTLVGLVGPNGAGKTTVLRAMTGAIEPDGGTVRLDGDPTADLSAREVARRVASVPQETGLSFDFRVRHVVEMGRTPYLGRFDGHDAEDAAAVDEAMAAAGVERFADRSITEVSGGERQRVLLARALAQETPALLLDEPTASLDVNHAVATMERVRDIADDGRAAIAAIHDLDMAARYCDRIVVIAGGRVRADGPPADVLDAATVHEAFDAEAFVGRNPATGTPAVTAFPRSDADPRRVHVVGTGPDAARVVARLAAAGHATTLGVVPEGDAAAVAAADAGARAVTVPPFAPVDAESLAAARELAAAADVAVVVGGDGTGPDRTDGDDRTDGTEGPDARGRIANAADRVVEVPSDVDGGELLAAVATEPAAGTEPSAGTEPPGST, from the coding sequence GTGAGCGGGGACGCCGCTCCCGCGGTCGACGCCGACGACGCCGCCCCCGGTCGCTCCCCCGCCGACGTCGACCCCTCCTCCACCGCCGACCCGCTCGTCGCCGTCCGCGATCTGACCGTCTCCTTCGGCGACCTCGAGGCGGTCTCCGGGGTCGACCTCGTCGTCGAGCCGGGGACGCTCGTCGGTCTCGTCGGCCCGAACGGCGCGGGGAAGACGACGGTGCTCCGGGCGATGACCGGCGCGATCGAGCCCGACGGGGGCACCGTCCGTCTCGACGGCGACCCGACGGCCGACCTGTCCGCCCGCGAGGTCGCCCGGCGCGTGGCGAGCGTTCCACAGGAGACGGGGCTCTCCTTCGACTTCCGGGTTCGTCACGTCGTCGAGATGGGCCGAACCCCGTACCTCGGGCGGTTCGACGGCCACGACGCCGAGGACGCGGCCGCGGTCGACGAGGCGATGGCCGCCGCCGGCGTCGAGCGGTTCGCCGATCGGTCGATAACCGAGGTGTCGGGCGGCGAGCGTCAGCGGGTCCTCCTCGCGCGGGCGCTGGCCCAGGAGACGCCGGCGCTGCTGCTCGACGAGCCGACCGCGAGCCTCGACGTGAACCACGCCGTGGCGACGATGGAGCGCGTCCGCGACATCGCCGACGACGGCCGCGCCGCGATCGCGGCGATCCACGACCTCGACATGGCGGCCCGCTACTGCGACCGGATCGTCGTCATCGCCGGCGGCCGGGTCCGCGCCGACGGCCCGCCGGCGGACGTGCTCGACGCCGCGACGGTCCACGAGGCGTTCGACGCGGAGGCGTTCGTCGGCCGGAACCCGGCGACCGGGACGCCCGCGGTCACGGCCTTCCCGCGGTCGGACGCCGACCCCCGTCGGGTCCACGTCGTCGGCACCGGTCCGGACGCGGCGCGGGTCGTGGCCCGGCTCGCGGCCGCCGGCCACGCGACCACCCTCGGCGTCGTCCCCGAGGGCGACGCCGCCGCCGTGGCCGCCGCAGACGCGGGCGCGAGGGCGGTGACCGTCCCGCCCTTCGCGCCCGTCGACGCCGAGTCGCTGGCGGCGGCGCGCGAACTGGCCGCCGCCGCCGACGTCGCGGTCGTCGTCGGCGGTGACGGGACGGGTCCCGACCGGACGGACGGGGACGACCGCACCGACGGAACCGAGGGGCCGGACGCACGCGGTCGGATCGCGAACGCGGCGGATCGGGTCGTCGAGGTTCCGAGCGACGTCGACGGCGGGGAGCTGCTGGCCGCGGTGGCGACCGAGCCGGCCGCGGGGACCGAGCCGTCCGCGGGGACCGAGCCGCCCGGATCGACGTAG
- a CDS encoding EamA family transporter encodes MNQVVLLALIGAIAWGFWALFADVATRSMPPEVAMIVSYSVAIGVAVVYAWYRGTAFLGNDPTALWFAGLAGVASGVGAVAYYAALQVGSAGIATTITAMYFVVAAALGFLLFGNTPAISDLAGIAAAVVAVALIAY; translated from the coding sequence ATGAACCAGGTCGTCCTCCTCGCCCTGATTGGCGCGATCGCGTGGGGGTTCTGGGCCCTGTTCGCCGACGTGGCGACCCGATCGATGCCGCCGGAGGTCGCGATGATCGTCTCCTACTCGGTGGCCATCGGCGTCGCCGTCGTCTATGCCTGGTATCGCGGGACGGCGTTCCTCGGAAACGACCCGACCGCGCTCTGGTTCGCGGGGCTCGCCGGCGTCGCCTCCGGCGTCGGGGCGGTCGCCTACTACGCGGCGCTCCAGGTCGGCTCCGCGGGAATCGCGACGACGATCACGGCGATGTACTTCGTCGTCGCCGCGGCGCTCGGCTTCCTCCTCTTCGGCAACACCCCCGCGATCAGCGACCTGGCGGGGATCGCGGCGGCCGTCGTCGCGGTCGCGCTGATCGCCTACTGA
- a CDS encoding class I SAM-dependent methyltransferase gives MSVPCVAVERERGEAVRARLADADLLDGDHEIAVDDGTIYVPVTDPSAVPADLADRIVERDAAERDRPRTPADLLGYEPSLERLGDIVILDEDDDERAREIADAVMASDLPCATVLNRASPIAGELRVREWDVLAGNGTETVHREYGHEFALDVAAVYFSPRLATERHRVVEQVDPDERVVDMFAGVGPYAVPMAARGAEVVACDLNETAIAYLEENAARNGVEDRVTAIAGDVRETTGSYAGAADRLVMNLPHSADEFLETAVALAGDDCVVHYYDIQHEDDPFGPGERAIRAAAGDAYDVAVETERVVRSYAPHEYNVCLDVRLTRV, from the coding sequence ATGAGCGTCCCCTGCGTCGCCGTCGAGCGCGAGCGCGGCGAGGCCGTCCGCGCGCGGCTCGCCGACGCCGACCTCCTCGACGGCGACCACGAGATCGCCGTCGACGACGGGACCATCTACGTCCCGGTCACCGATCCGTCGGCGGTCCCCGCCGACCTCGCCGACCGGATCGTCGAGCGCGACGCGGCCGAGCGCGACCGGCCGCGGACGCCCGCGGACCTGCTCGGCTACGAGCCGTCGCTGGAGCGGCTCGGCGACATCGTCATCCTCGACGAGGACGACGACGAGCGCGCCCGCGAGATCGCCGACGCCGTGATGGCCTCCGACCTCCCGTGTGCGACCGTGCTCAACCGCGCGTCGCCGATCGCTGGGGAGCTGCGCGTCCGCGAGTGGGACGTGCTCGCCGGAAACGGCACGGAGACGGTCCACCGCGAGTACGGCCACGAGTTCGCCCTCGACGTCGCCGCGGTGTACTTCTCCCCGCGGCTCGCGACCGAGCGCCACCGCGTGGTCGAGCAGGTCGACCCGGACGAGCGGGTCGTCGACATGTTCGCGGGCGTCGGCCCGTACGCGGTCCCGATGGCCGCCCGCGGCGCCGAGGTCGTCGCCTGCGACCTCAACGAGACGGCGATCGCGTACCTCGAGGAGAACGCCGCGCGCAACGGGGTGGAAGACCGGGTGACCGCGATCGCGGGCGACGTGCGCGAGACGACCGGGTCGTACGCGGGGGCGGCCGACCGGCTCGTGATGAACCTGCCGCACTCCGCTGACGAGTTCCTCGAGACCGCGGTGGCGCTCGCGGGCGACGACTGCGTGGTCCACTACTACGACATCCAACACGAGGACGACCCGTTCGGCCCCGGCGAGCGGGCGATCCGCGCGGCCGCGGGCGACGCCTACGACGTCGCCGTGGAGACCGAGCGCGTCGTCCGGTCGTACGCCCCCCACGAGTACAACGTCTGTCTCGACGTCCGACTGACCCGCGTGTGA